aatccacgaacggtccgaaggcgttagaatgagttttttttgtaatgatctgtatttttgcgactttttcgttgccgttgcgacttttaCGTATGTTCCGCggctttttcattgccgtcgcaacttttttgtatattttctgtgactttttcattgccgtcgtgaaaaaatcggattggtttttccgccgtttacaaccgcttaatacgaaaaagtcgcgacaaatacaaacAAGTCGTGACAGCGATGAAAAGACGGCAACATTTTTgcttccaatccaaatttttcccttttgggattcagattcgtggattagtaaatctccccctaagggtcCCATTTACTAAACGATTTGgagatatatttgtattttttctaaattatagaacatgtAATGTACGcaaaaatttcattaaaattgtggtaaatttccacaaaaaatcatactttgcgcaaagaatataaacatttcggaattcgttaacgctttggtcaCACTTTCAtctggactatcttttcaccaggtttgatctgtcgagtgccattgtgtcctatggaaggcgttaacaaactttttggcacaaaaattttgtgacattTGGAACGCAACTGCGATATTTTTGTacgaacaataaaagcattgtcgagacattttagaactacagaaattatcgtggttacttcgaaATTATACCATATCATGTTtcgaggccagaaaaaaacacattttagtaaatgtgcccctaagtaaaaGTCAATTGTGGGAACAGAGCAGGAGGAATGTTAGAGATGCAGATAAAGGTAAAAGTGTAAAGAAATAAACACATGGAGGCAAGAATGACATGGCGTGTTAAAGGTTAAAGTTGTGTTCTATATTTCATACTATGCTCTATCAAACAGCAAATTACATTTACTTGTTAGACTGTAGTAATAAATTAAAGACATACCAAGTGGATTTCTGCAGTAGTGCAAGGCTTCTTCTGATGTATACACTGGCTGAAATATACTGCCCAGCTGATGTGCAATTACTTTGTTGACATCCCTGAAAGAAATCTGCTTTATATTCATCAGCTGAGAGCAAACTTTATGAATAATATCATTTTCATGAACTAGCAGGGCATCTGAAGACCGGTAGAGATGAGAGAGCGTCAAAATAGAATTGTAGTTTTGAACAATAACCTGCCaggaaaaaaagtgttttctttaAAACTTTCTGCAATATTACTCTATTGTGAGCCTGAAAACCAATGAAGCTGAACTCAAAAGGATAAATGGGGCATGTATTACCATTCTAATACCTCAAACCTAAAGGTACAAATACAAAACTTGCATACTGTCTACATGGAGAATGTATTTCACTCTGACTACTATTCTAGTATCTTGTGCAGTTTCGtaagcaatatattttaaaaaatcatctaTCCATTTAGTGCAGAATGGGAACAACTGCTAATTAGCAAGTGCCGAATAGGAGAAAAGCAGTTTGAACATCCCTTTTTCAAGTGTTGATAATATTGGGTTACTGGGTTTTAACAGGGGTTCCTTTAAAGAGGCAGTTCAACAGATTTAATCAGATCAGCCTTACAGCACATTATGTTCCTAATGTAAAGTACTTCTATAAGCATATAAAATCTATCATACTTGCCATTTTCTAACTATAATCTGAAATtcaataacacaaaaaaagtattccatttaggattcagattcaaaCAGTGTGGAAAATAATTAACGTCCATAAATTACAAATGGCCAAATAATAAGCAACACATAATAATAGGTGCTATGTTCAGATTAACAGCCAAATGAAATAGTCTTTCATTCAGAATGTTACCTGTACAGACCCTAATCTTGGATAGAATAAATTACTCCAGGAAAGGTCATAGCCTTAATCACTTTATCACAAGTTTAAACTGCAAAGGCTCCAAATGAATGAATATGTTATTAAATGACTCAATCATTAGCAGCTAATTTTCTGACCACATATAATTGATCTacaactcttaagctggccatacttgGTAacatccactcgcttggtgaggtcgccaaacgagcggatcttctcccgatatcttctcccgatatccccacctacgggctaATTAGGCCttaaggccaaacgatcgaataaaAGCGGTGGGTATAGGTgctgtcggttcagggaccacatcaatgagccaatgcggccccaatctgatggaaaaatcaaacctgcctgatcaagatctcagcgattttaggccagatgatggtctaaaggaccgatatcggcagctagaatcagcccatgtatggccacctttagtccctgCTACTGCTTTGCATCCTGACCAAATACTTTCTGTCAAACTCAGTGACCAGTTGCCTTTTCTCGTACTAGAACCTCAGCAAACCTAGGggcagaaaaactcacccactttctattcacttctatgggatttttggaagcgtatttatcagtgggtgaaaatcagtccaacatttgataaatactactaaaaatcccataggaataaacagaaagtgggtgaatttttctgtggcgagcttcaatcccacattttgataaatctttcccttagtatcttattatatatatatatatatatatatatatgatataaccCCAATTATCTATTCAAACTAGGTCAGTTTAAGCTGtactaaattattttattgtacatAAAAATCTACAAGGGATGGCAAACATGGTTAATATGCAATTATGATTACTTGGAGAAGGCATTTTTTGATTATACTGTATTACACTACTGTGTAAAAGTACCCCTCAGGGGTATATATCTATTTACACTCACAAAACAAGTATTACATAAGCTTTTTGTTATACCGAGGGATTGACTTTTAGCTAAGAAACATACACCTTAGGCTAGATAGTAATTTCTTTAGGAAAATGCATCGTCTCCTTTCTGATATTTGATAGGGATAACCTTTACCATGTACATTAATTTACATACCGGTATGTCACACCTCTTTCCCAAAGCAAATATAATCTCCTTTCCCTGCCCTAACAAAAGGAAATCTGGATCCTGAACTGCAGCCAAATGACTCATAAATTCCAATTAAATATTTACCTCTCCAGTTCCATAAGGCCAAATCACTTGATTGAGTAGAAGTGAGTCAGGATATGCATCACGCAAACACCTTGTGAGAAATGTTCCCATGCCAGAACCTGTTCCTCCAGCCATACTCATTATAGTGAAGAAACCACCCAACCGGTCACACTTTTCCACCTGCTTTCGAACTAGATCCATGACAATGTCCTGGTGTTTTGGGCCATGCACACAGTAACTGTgcccaaataaaaaacaaaaaatattaaacttaaagaatttatttgcatTCTATAGCTTTGTAGTTATATTAATTTTGTGTTAGGTTGGCCAGGAAGCAGCATGTATTTCACTATCTCACTATTATTGAAagggagaggagggactaaatatCAGTCATCTAACTGTGACTGAGCTTCAAGGtttcatgttttcattttaaGTTGTAATGGCTAACATGCAAGGCTTGCCACCTCTTGTATTAGCCTGTAGTGAATATAATCTTTAGaatatatatgttctttttgtacagcactgtgaatATGCTGGgtctttattaataaaaaataataggtCATTATACTCTCTCAAGCaacagcatttttaaaaacattcacACAAATACATGTGctataaatgtttatttcaaaAACTTTTCTAAAGGACCAGAGGGGGAGGTCCCTTTGGAAATATTTAATCGACTACAACATGATAACATTTCTCAGCTTtagcactttaaaggagacatatagtatAACTAAAACTTCTCCAaatttgtaggcaataatgaataatatacagtgctggttttaCTAAAAAATGATGCCTTTTTTGTGTTCCAAATAAGGGATGGGTGTATTCTTATGGTCCCtggcagaagcacagtaggagggggataaaATATCACCGCCCTGAAGtgacacaagcaaagacaggcttcagttctctaCAGGAAGTAGAACTGATGGGTGGGACTAGGTTTGcagaattttttaataaatcagcccaaaatgcTACTTTTCAagcacattccttttatatttataggagtataatgcactgggacATTCTtatttttcacacaatatttctcctttaatcattACTAAATTACAGaccatttacatttttccatTTGTAAATGCTTCTGAAGCAATCTCCATCAcgaaaaagtacaggtatagaacccattatgctgaagaccaagggtattccggataaggggtctttccgtaatttggatcaccataccttaagcctactataaaatcaataaaacattaatttaacgcaataggattgttttccattcaataaggattaaatgtattttagctgggatggagtacaagctactgttttattattacagagaaaaaggaaatcatttttaaaaatctgaattatttggttaaaatagagTTAATGGGAGAAAGGCcatccgtaattcagagctttctggataatgggattccggataacagatcccatacctgtactagctttTTAATATTAAGTAAATCCTGTAAAAATACTTCTCACCACATGCACACAGTATACAGCAATCCCAAATCAACTTGCACTTTGGTAAACTTTCAATCTGTTCCAGTCAATAAGGAAAAACTGACAATAAATAAAGCACAGTTTTCTGACTATTTAAACTCAATGCAGAGCTGGTAGGGGTATTTTTGCAGCAGAGTGACTGAGCAGTCAGAACTCACAGAACACAATCCCAGATGCAAATACAACTcctatattcattttttagcTTTTCAATTTTATCATCATAACTTTgcaactaaaaacccctgtttctgaTAGTATGTGCAAAATATTTGCAGATACTAAATTCTTAGTGAAACAGGGGAAGAAGAAATGTGGATTAATCtatcccctctcttttgtatgcttgtagttattTTCATTTCCagttttactatatatattttagttagcCTTGAAGTGCTCCCACTACCCCCCTTTTTagtcaaaacaaaacatttctttCTGAGAAAGGCATTTTATTAAGGTCTGTGCTTGAAGGCCAAGCAGTACAGCACTAGTCAATACACAGGCAGGGGAAATCTAAAGCaatcaaatataaaataatctagACGGCACCAATGTTAGAAAATTTTAAAGACTCACTCTTAAATATCAGTAAGACATTTCATTAAACAGACATTTCATATCATACCCATTTGCCCAGTTGTTTCCACAACCCTGCTTCTGAGAAAACTGTGAACTGATATCATATTTCCATTTTCCAGAGCGGCCTGCCATTGATAAGGTTTTAGAAACAACTTTTGGCTCCATGTCAACAAGAACTGCCCGAGTTACCAGGTCTAcaacagaaaataaacatttaatgcaTGCTACAAACAATGCCTTATGATTAGACTGATGCCATGTGGGGAGGAAAATCCACCCCTACACTCAAAATATGGTTTTGGTTGTGCCGGAGCCATGGAGTTGGTCCTGGGTGCGGGCACACACAGCAGAATTTGGCACAAAACTGCTCGTGTATGCACTTTTGCGTTCAGGTCCAGTGGTTTCCTGCACCCTGGGTGACGCAATGGtgccgggtgcaggcacaaccaaatgtttttttcagcaaagggggcagattcttggcctgcatttatccacaggcagagaattgccccatgtggcattggcCTTAAACAGCAAAACACATTTAGTAGATAAGCAGCTTGTAAAAAGTGTTTGTATGATGCCTGAAGCATATCATATTTTCTGTAAAACTCATATATATGGAGCAACACAAATGTTTTAAAGTTGATTTTAGTGAGCATTATTCTAGCATTTAAAGATGGCATAGAAGAATATCAGGATATCAGGATCACAAAAATCATTCCATTGTAATTGAGCATACAGCAGAAACAAAGGATTCCCCTTAGTAATAGAATACCAAAACATTTAAACAACATGGATAGGTtaatacactggggggggggggggggtgagggaacTGGGCTGGGTTCCTACTGCAGCAACACCATCTTACCCCTGCATCTTTTTAATTCACTGGACGGTGCCTAAAACCACCTTCCACCCTCCCAAGAATTAGGCCCttcttttcatttaaaatggTATGAAAACAGCTTTTCACATTGTTTTCATCCCACTGATTAGCATTGTGTTAACTGTAATGCAATTTCAGTTATTGGAGCTTAAGTGGGAGGTTCACCTTTtcattaacttttggtatgttatagatgAACCTATCCTACGCAAcctttcaaatttatttatatcaATATTATGTAAACATGCCCCGAAGAGGACTTGCACACTGACCAATAACTCCCTAATGACTTGCACGGCAACTACATACAAGTGCTTGTCAGAAGGAAATGTATgtttgcaggcaacaaaaaattatttttaaggaGATTGCCGTGGAAGTTAATGGGGGTACTTTAGTGCCGTGCTTTGGGCTTTGTAACAGGGACTTAAAGTTGTCCTACTAAGTTTATCCCACTAAAGAAAAAGCTAGATAATATGCTGACAAAACTTATGCTGCGGCTAGCCTCACTGTCTTCTTAGTGCAGAGGGAGTCAATCAAAAACAAGTGTACAAATAAGTCCCATTACCTTTAGTCTTCCGTACAAGCACCATGCAGCAGATCAGTTGTAGCACACTGACTGCAAATTGATTTTCTTGTTTCCTAATGGTTGCTAATTGTAGTCACTAGCAACAACGATTGCTCATTTGATATAAACATCAAGATAATAAATGCACCCAAATGCAAAAAAGAATCTGAGAAATGATTACCTCCACATTCTTCCTCATGGAAAAATTGTTCTTTGCAAACAGTCTGATAATAATCATTTTCTCTCTTAGTACTATGCCCAGGTTTACTGTGAAGGTCACTGCAGAGGATATCAAAAAATTCATAGCCAACCTGGTTGCCACACTGGCCAAGCTGCACAGTAACTACTGACATCCTctggatcagttatctggaaaaagAGGCACAAATAGAATTATGTAATTACAGAATACCATTTCATGAGCATTTTTAAAATCAAGCCATCTGAGCAAAGCACATTTCAGTGGTGCTTCAGTGGTGCTTCTGTCCGGTGCTTCTATTTAGAGAAAAAAGCCACCAGCCCATGTAAAAGCTATCTAATCACTGCTTTGGCATTTTCCCCAGAATCCCAATCACAGATTTGTGTTTGCACAAAAGTTTTACTCTATTGCATATAATTGGAGCACTGGCCAGGAAAACATGTGATAATCTATTTCACTGAGGGGTTTcgtaacattttgacacccctaGTAAAACAggattttcttgtcctttaatagcCATTGCTGTTCTGTATGAAAATGTAGTTATGTCACCTCCATCTGAAAAGGCCACTCTGTGCATCTACAGCATAACTCAATGTTAAAATTGGCACattacaaaatgcaattttttaagaAATCCAGGAATGGGTCATTATTACTCTAATGGGGCGGGGTCAGTTACCATCTCTGCCTAAGTTCataatgcaaaaaatgttgctgaggGATAATACTTCACCAAGATATAAACAAAGGAGTGCAAACAAAGCCCCAATATCAATGGAAAACCATAACAAACTCTCAAATACGTATGACattccaaaaattaaaaaaaaacaagtctaTATTAATCCATCATCTAAAACTTACTAGGATTTATGGCCTTACGCATTTTGTGCCCCTTTGGCCCTTAATAATAGGCGACtggctgcctatgattaagtgccaaagGAGCATAAAAAGCTGCAAGGTAATACTAAATGGATTATCTTACATTCACATGCTTCAATGCTGAGCAAAAATTGGTTCAAATCTGCATGTGAGGCTGCACAAAAATGTAATTCATGCTGCATCCAAGCTAATTAGTAATCAGCTCCACAAGGCATTTCATACATGACTGCTTGTATACAAAGAAGAAAGCAGCAGTCAGGGGCCTTTCGGTAACTTGCTTGGTGTTTAACTTGTCCGAGTTAAAAGTTTGCTTTTTTTGACATAAGTAATGTAACATACTGATTAATATTTTTCttcacccctatcccccccccaagctataaaaaaaaaaaccccaccacaGCGCATATAACTGCTTAGGTACTATGTAGATAAAAACTACAATAATGACTTAAGACTTTCATGTcaatgggggaattcacaaacTGAACTTAAAGCAAGAATTATTATTACAAATCAATTTCATAAATACAGCAGTATAAATACGGCAGTTTTGTACACTTTGGCATTAAAATGCAGTTCAAGAATGCCACTTCAATTAATTTGGAGTACCTATTTCCTCCACACAAGTACAACTTAAACTAATTTGAAGTTGGTGTAAGTTTTTTTGGAGTTTTTAATTCCTCTTTGCAAACAAAAGAGGATGGTGTTACACTGATAAAGTTGCTTCACTAAAACCTTTTAGACATAAAACAACTTCTATCTCCACATGGAAGAAAACTAATCAAGTGAGGTTCACTGGTGAGGTCGCTAAACAAGCAGACCTTGCCCAAACTGGCCATCCATAAACAGGGCTTAATAATGCCAATCATTGGCTCTGGGAGCTAATAACTGGATCATAGCTTATCAGCACACCCAGACTGTTTTGTTGCAGTCCTAGGCtggtgggctttttttttttttaaactgacacaTATCTGGAAGATTTTTGGCCTGATATTGGTCAGACAGCCACTCCCAGGGTCCCCAGGCATGGAGCAATAGGCTGCTGACTCTGACTGTGTACAGCCACCTAAAAGAAGAAATTAAAGGGTTAGTGATAACAGCAAGGTTAatgtaaaactacattacccagcatgcaatatCACTGGTGTAAAAAGAAGCTCAATTTTCTACTTTGCTTTGCTGCTGTTCTAACTTCTTAGTCCCAACCTGTCTGTGTTACAAGCTGCTTCCTTCTGGTATGAGATCATACTACTACTTTGCACAGTGATGTGGCGGGCTGACATTTGTTACTTTCCAGTTCTTGtgtgggacattattgaattagagagggtcaagagcagggcaactaagctggtaaagggtatggaaagtctcagttatgaaaaaagactggcCAATTTAAGTTTGTGAGGTGACAAACTATGTATAACTatgtataactatgtataaatatataaggggatcatataaaaaCCTCTctaatggctttttagcaagtgagggaatacagggttatgggagatagctcttagtacaagttgatccagggactggtccgattgccatcttggagtcaggaaagaatattttcccctctgcggcaaattagagaggctttagatggtgttttttgccttcctctggatcaactagcaattaggccggctatatataggcattatggctgaacttGATTTGAACTTTGATAGAActatttttcaacctaacttactatgttactttctaCAGTTGATTCTCAAGCTATAACTCGCAGGAAATCTTAgggtttctgagagttgtagtataacacagtgtttttcaaccttttttggacaaaggcacacttgtttcatgaaaaaaatcacgaggcacaccaccattagaaaatgttaaaaaatttaactctgtgcccagcagcagtgcccccctagtacactggtgcccagcagcagtgcccccctagtacattggtgccaagagcagtgcccccctagtacattggtgcccagcagcagtgcccccctagtacattggtgccaagagcagtgccccctagtacattggtgcccagcagcagtgcccccctagtacattggtgcccagcagcagtgcccctaagTCAGTGTGCCCGttggcccccctaatacattggtgcccagcgcattttacttctgctcttcggcggcttcagcgcATCTTCCCCTCACACGCGCGCCTCTGCACTCTGCCGACACTGCTGACCGCACCAGGCTTTATAACggtgcgccccgtgcgtactgacgtcaccgtACACACGGGGGCGCAAAacatgacagggcccggattttattaagtTACTTTGAaaactttgaaagtaaaaattgcgccCTGCCtcgcacaccaggcaacatctcgcggcacactagtgtgccgcggaacagtggttgaaaaacgctggtataACACACCTATACGTATATCATGTCTGGGATTAATCCAATATTCTAAATCTATTTCTGCTGTGACATACCTTCCAACTACCTCCCTTTACGTGAGACAGCCCTGATTTTTGGCACTCAGCCCTTGGTTCATTATTGCCCCTTTTATGTCCTGTTTTCCTGCCAACTTGGTCAAAGTTTTGCAAGATGGACAGTGACGTCATTCCCACGCAGGAGCAAGAGAAGGGGGAGCATAGTATGGTTTCGGGAGTACAGTTTGGGATTCAACTGGGTCTGTCATGAAATGATTGTAGGCCAATACTCACAGCCTTTGTTAGGAAGTACTTGGTGATCTTGCTGGCATGGCTGGGGTTAATTAAATACTTTGAATCCACTGGCTACctagatttttaatttttttttttttactgtaagctGAAGCCAGCAGCACGTTAAATAAAACTACAATAACCTGCATGCACAGGGCACAGAAACATCATCGGTCATCCTTTTCTACCCTGCTTTGCTGCTGGATAGTGGGCACTGAGCATGGGTAATGATTCCATGcttaaaagaatttttttttttagatttgttttcACTGTGGATATTGTGCTATTTCTGGACTACTTTTGAAGTGGTCACAGGTGTCCAGTGTTGGGCTGagggctgatgccacatgtggcgtttttacgctgcgtattttctaattctctcagcggctgaaaaacgcctgatatcatcatccatagaaataacttgaaaagactctaagcaaaccacacaaagcgtaaatacgctagaaaatgccttagcatggatttttcaagtgttggctgaaatacgccgttatttgcaaagcaagctattcctatgtatacacaaaggcagctgccagacctagctgaaatacactgcgttttttactattttgcactattagcaccatggaaacgggatttgatatgccaccagtactaggctgaaaaacgccatagtcaggggctgtgtggcttgtgcggcatttttaggctgagaaaaaacgcagcgtaaaaacgccacgtgtggcatcagtctaaagcatttctttctttttaggcACCACCAAggccattcttttcttttttccaataagACAGATTATTTTACATTAACAGAACAGTTCTAAATGTGTACAAAGGCAACAGGGAAGGGAATATTGTCCTAGATATGACTCCATGAAGCCTCTGCCAATGCTGTTACCCATGGAGGTCTGACATGAGTGGCAAAATATGCCTTTATTCTTAGTATCAATGCATACTAAACGATACGTAAGGAAATGTATCTCTGTACTACATATACAACTCTGCAGTTAATTGAAATAATGTCACGCACAATACCTCGGAACAGCAGTGACAATCATTAACAAGTCCTTTCTGCACCGTCAGGAAGTCTTCATGTCCTGTTTCATATTATGTTATCATAGACGTTTATTTCTGTAGAATCACGCACCCTGCCAGGTTACGACTCTGTTTGGACTTAAAATTACACTAAACTGTCACTACCTTCCACTTCCCTAACAGAGTAACTGCGCAT
This sequence is a window from Xenopus tropicalis strain Nigerian chromosome 2, UCB_Xtro_10.0, whole genome shotgun sequence. Protein-coding genes within it:
- the tubd1 gene encoding tubulin delta chain, which gives rise to MSVVTVQLGQCGNQVGYEFFDILCSDLHSKPGHSTKRENDYYQTVCKEQFFHEEECGDLVTRAVLVDMEPKVVSKTLSMAGRSGKWKYDISSQFSQKQGCGNNWANGYCVHGPKHQDIVMDLVRKQVEKCDRLGGFFTIMSMAGGTGSGMGTFLTRCLRDAYPDSLLLNQVIWPYGTGEVIVQNYNSILTLSHLYRSSDALLVHENDIIHKVCSQLMNIKQISFRDVNKVIAHQLGSIFQPVYTSEEALHYCRNPLGELMECLVPHPEYKMLGLRNIPQMSEHSLAYSTFNWNGLLKHLRQMLIANAKMEEGINWHVRPPSQPTAEKTSLRKELQFNTSVANLAILRGKDVQTASLEGFRDPPLYTPWLSPDDAFTLWKTPRAFNKYEKSATLVSNSQFLLKPLDNIVGKAWNMFASKAYVHQYTKFGIDEEEFLETFTTLEQIIASYTNL